One part of the Tunicatimonas pelagia genome encodes these proteins:
- a CDS encoding LytR/AlgR family response regulator transcription factor, with the protein MEKIKAVIVDDELEARNGVAELLARDQQINVVAICANGIEAIQAIREYHPELLFLDIQMPQVNGFEVLNSIAEEYLPATIFTTAYDEYTLKAFEVHAIDYLLKPFTDERFYAALNHAKQIIEQRSTSNQQVSGFIQSQLKTSQSSQLINTEASASERLTVKVDGKIHFLPFSEIAWIEAYDYYVKIHVKERFYLLRDSLKKMEVSLPNPPFVRIHKSSIVNQNFLQEIAPQPHGNEYQLTLTTSHTLNSSRSYREQIKSLINS; encoded by the coding sequence ATGGAAAAGATAAAAGCGGTTATTGTAGATGATGAACTGGAAGCCCGAAACGGAGTGGCCGAGCTACTTGCTCGAGATCAGCAGATTAACGTAGTGGCTATTTGTGCGAATGGCATTGAAGCCATTCAGGCCATTCGAGAGTACCATCCGGAATTGTTGTTTCTGGATATTCAAATGCCGCAGGTTAACGGGTTTGAAGTGCTAAATAGCATCGCTGAAGAGTATTTGCCCGCCACAATTTTCACCACCGCCTACGACGAGTATACCCTGAAAGCCTTCGAGGTACACGCCATCGACTATTTGCTAAAACCCTTTACCGATGAACGCTTCTACGCCGCACTGAATCATGCCAAGCAGATCATTGAGCAAAGAAGCACCTCCAACCAACAAGTGTCTGGCTTCATTCAGTCGCAGCTAAAAACCAGTCAATCTAGCCAATTGATTAACACTGAAGCATCCGCTTCGGAACGGCTCACCGTGAAAGTAGATGGAAAAATTCATTTTCTCCCCTTTTCAGAAATTGCCTGGATTGAAGCCTACGATTATTATGTAAAGATTCATGTAAAGGAACGGTTTTATTTGCTGAGAGATAGCTTAAAAAAGATGGAAGTGAGTTTACCCAACCCGCCCTTTGTACGTATCCATAAATCCAGTATTGTAAATCAAAATTTTCTTCAGGAAATTGCTCCCCAACCTCACGGCAATGAGTACCAGCTCACCCTCACTACGAGCCACACACTTAACAGCAGCCGAAGCTACCGCGAGCAGATTAAGAGTTTAATCAATAGTTGA